Proteins found in one Streptomyces sp. CB09001 genomic segment:
- a CDS encoding aminodeoxychorismate lyase: protein MKIWLDGGLQDIGAARVSVLDHGLTVGDGIFETVKAVDGRPFALTRHLDRLSRSARGLGLPAPDLDEVRRACAAVLEANPMPLGRLRITYTGGHGPLGSDRGEYGPTLVVALGETGRRPDSTAVITVPWTRNERGALTGLKTTSYAENVVALARARERGASEALFGNTVGRLCEGTGSNVFVVLDGEIHTPPVASGCLAGITRALAAEWTGARETDLPLDVLERADEVFLTSTLRDVQAVHRVDDRELPGARGPVTAKAMRIFEERSGDDLDP from the coding sequence GTGAAGATCTGGCTCGACGGCGGGCTGCAGGACATCGGCGCTGCCCGCGTCTCCGTCCTCGACCACGGGCTGACCGTGGGCGACGGCATCTTCGAGACCGTGAAGGCGGTGGACGGCAGGCCGTTCGCGCTGACCCGGCACCTGGACCGGCTGAGCCGCTCGGCCCGCGGCCTCGGCCTGCCCGCCCCCGACCTCGACGAGGTCCGCCGCGCCTGCGCCGCCGTGCTGGAGGCCAACCCGATGCCGCTGGGCCGGCTGCGCATCACCTACACCGGCGGCCACGGCCCGCTCGGCTCCGACCGCGGCGAGTACGGCCCGACCCTCGTCGTCGCCCTCGGCGAGACCGGCCGCCGCCCCGACTCCACCGCCGTGATCACGGTGCCCTGGACCCGCAACGAACGCGGCGCGCTCACCGGCCTGAAGACCACCTCCTACGCCGAGAACGTCGTCGCCCTGGCCCGCGCCCGCGAACGGGGCGCCTCCGAGGCGCTGTTCGGCAACACGGTGGGCCGGCTGTGCGAGGGCACCGGGTCGAACGTCTTCGTCGTCCTCGACGGCGAGATCCACACCCCGCCGGTCGCCTCCGGCTGCCTCGCCGGGATCACCCGCGCCCTGGCCGCCGAATGGACCGGCGCCCGCGAGACCGACCTCCCGCTGGACGTCCTGGAGCGCGCCGACGAGGTCTTCCTGACCTCGACGCTGCGGGACGTACAGGCCGTGCACCGGGTCGACGACCGTGAACTGCCCGGGGCCCGGGGCCCGGTGACGGCCAAGGCCATGCGGATCTTCGAGGAGCGGTCCGGGGACGACCTGGATCCGTGA
- a CDS encoding chorismate-binding protein, whose product MLDLPPLARFGDRLATGLLDVTSDPAALESEGFWAVCADFEGRLTCARFADVRTEPVPAPTTGAWRGPAVGDWTSSLDHAAYTTGVRRIRAHIAAGEVYQANLCRVLSAPVAPGADVDALTALLARGNPAPYAGTIRLPGHGVEIATASPELFLRRDGRTVESGPIKGTGRTEADLLEKDHAENVMIVDLVRNDLGRVCATGTVTVPDLCAVEKHPGLVHLVSTVRGELRVDAGWPELLDAAFPPGSVTGAPKSSALRIIDALETAPRGPYCGGVGWVDADRGTGELAVGIRTFWIERAADGEARLRFGTGAGITWGSDPEGEWRETELKAARLLAVASGAYEVNATGEALAT is encoded by the coding sequence GTGCTCGACCTCCCGCCACTCGCCCGCTTCGGCGACCGCCTCGCCACCGGTCTCCTCGACGTCACGAGCGATCCCGCCGCCCTCGAATCCGAGGGGTTCTGGGCCGTCTGCGCGGACTTCGAAGGCCGCCTGACCTGTGCCCGCTTCGCGGATGTGCGGACCGAGCCGGTGCCCGCGCCCACCACCGGGGCATGGCGGGGTCCCGCCGTCGGCGACTGGACGTCCTCGCTCGACCACGCCGCGTACACGACGGGCGTACGGCGCATCCGCGCGCACATAGCCGCCGGCGAGGTCTACCAGGCCAACCTCTGCCGGGTGCTCTCGGCACCCGTCGCCCCCGGAGCCGACGTGGACGCCCTCACCGCCCTGCTGGCCCGCGGCAACCCGGCGCCGTACGCCGGGACGATCCGGCTGCCCGGACACGGCGTCGAGATCGCCACCGCCTCGCCCGAGCTGTTCCTGCGCCGGGACGGCCGCACGGTCGAGTCCGGGCCGATCAAGGGGACCGGGCGGACCGAGGCCGACCTGCTGGAGAAGGACCACGCCGAGAACGTCATGATCGTGGACCTGGTCCGCAACGACCTGGGGCGCGTCTGCGCCACCGGCACGGTCACGGTGCCCGACCTGTGCGCCGTCGAGAAGCACCCGGGCCTCGTCCACCTGGTCTCCACGGTGCGCGGCGAGCTGCGCGTGGACGCCGGCTGGCCGGAACTGCTCGACGCCGCGTTCCCGCCCGGGTCCGTCACCGGCGCGCCCAAGTCCAGCGCCCTGCGGATCATCGACGCGCTGGAGACCGCGCCCCGCGGCCCGTACTGCGGGGGCGTCGGCTGGGTCGACGCCGACCGGGGCACGGGCGAGCTGGCCGTCGGCATCCGCACCTTCTGGATCGAGCGCGCCGCCGACGGCGAGGCCCGGCTGCGTTTCGGCACCGGCGCCGGCATCACCTGGGGCTCCGACCCGGAGGGCGAGTGGCGGGAGACCGAACTGAAGGCCGCCCGGTTGCTCGCGGTAGCGTCGGGGGCGTACGAGGTGAACGCGACGGGAGAGGCGCTGGCGACGTGA
- a CDS encoding zf-TFIIB domain-containing protein produces MQCPKCHAPMHTYNRNGVQIEQCSGCRGIFLDYGELESLTRLEAQWSQPAPPAPPAAPQAYPAAQAPAWGAPHGGGHGHYGHHRQKSFGRMLFSS; encoded by the coding sequence ATGCAGTGCCCCAAGTGCCACGCACCGATGCACACCTACAACCGCAACGGCGTTCAGATCGAGCAGTGCAGCGGTTGCCGCGGCATCTTCCTCGACTACGGCGAGCTGGAGTCGCTGACCCGCCTGGAGGCCCAGTGGTCCCAGCCCGCTCCGCCGGCCCCGCCCGCCGCGCCGCAGGCGTACCCCGCGGCCCAGGCGCCGGCCTGGGGTGCCCCGCACGGCGGCGGTCACGGCCACTACGGCCACCACCGCCAGAAGAGCTTCGGCCGCATGCTCTTCTCGAGCTGA
- a CDS encoding aminoglycoside phosphotransferase family protein has product MTTDAHTLLPALEARVRETAHARTAACPCGAATLADRPDATVVRHAGTVAKAHAADADPAELSLRVTAAALLPGVLLPPLAPAPVDVHGRLVTYWPYGTPVEPEDPDAAPWEAAATLLARLHRTPVPAALPPMRGPAKAALAAARLRGTAPDHPATGPVLAAWAALPAWARGEAAMPGPALLCHGDLHLGQLIRHPAPDGPWLLIDVDDLGTGVPAWDLARPAAWYACGLLPPEEWHRFLTAYRTAGGPAVPAAGDPWPALDVPARALTAQTAARAVTKAVLEGRALDEVECSLVDACARMASVRPADPRG; this is encoded by the coding sequence GTGACCACGGACGCCCACACCCTCCTCCCCGCCCTCGAGGCCCGCGTCAGGGAGACGGCCCACGCCCGAACCGCGGCCTGCCCCTGCGGCGCGGCCACTCTCGCCGACCGCCCCGACGCCACCGTCGTCCGGCACGCGGGCACCGTCGCCAAGGCCCACGCCGCGGACGCCGACCCCGCCGAGCTGTCCCTCCGTGTCACCGCGGCCGCCCTGCTCCCCGGCGTGCTGCTGCCCCCGCTCGCCCCGGCCCCCGTCGACGTGCACGGGCGGCTCGTCACCTACTGGCCCTACGGCACGCCCGTGGAGCCGGAGGATCCGGACGCCGCCCCGTGGGAAGCCGCGGCGACCCTCCTCGCCCGCCTCCACCGCACACCGGTCCCCGCCGCCCTGCCTCCCATGCGCGGCCCCGCGAAAGCGGCCCTGGCCGCGGCACGCCTGCGCGGCACCGCCCCCGACCACCCCGCCACCGGGCCCGTGCTGGCGGCCTGGGCCGCGCTCCCCGCCTGGGCGCGCGGCGAGGCCGCCATGCCGGGCCCGGCCCTCCTCTGCCACGGCGACCTCCACCTCGGCCAGCTCATACGCCACCCCGCCCCCGACGGGCCCTGGCTGCTGATCGACGTCGACGACCTCGGAACCGGCGTCCCGGCCTGGGACCTGGCCCGCCCCGCCGCCTGGTACGCCTGCGGGCTGCTCCCGCCCGAGGAGTGGCACCGGTTCCTGACCGCCTACCGCACCGCCGGCGGCCCGGCCGTCCCCGCCGCCGGCGACCCGTGGCCCGCCCTGGACGTCCCGGCCCGCGCCCTCACCGCGCAGACCGCCGCCCGGGCCGTCACCAAGGCGGTCCTGGAGGGCCGGGCGCTGGACGAGGTGGAGTGTTCCCTCGTGGACGCGTGCGCGCGCATGGCGTCCGTACGGCCCGCCGACCCACGGGGTTGA
- a CDS encoding serine/threonine-protein kinase yields the protein MNMAMMRLRREDPRVVGSFRLHRRLGAGGMGVVYLGSDKKGQRVALKVIRPDLAEDQEFRSRFAREVSAARRIRGGCTARLVAADLEADRPWFATQYVPGPSLHDKVVDGGPLVAADVAAVGAALSEGLVAVHEAGVVHRDLKPSNILLSPKGPRIIDFGIAWATGASTLTHVGTAVGSPGFLAPEQVRGAAVTPATDVFSLGATLAYASMGDSPFGHGSSEVMLYRVVHEEAQLHGVPDALAPLVRACLAKDPEERPSTLQLSLRLKEIAAREAQGMADVRPPAPRSGEADVPTGRLADTYPERAQRRPQGTPAPRGTSGSRGSAPRGSVPSRGGAPSRGGTPSRGGTPSRGGGTGARSGSRPTPSSRDTTGRTPSRNNGGRSAPRSGSGRTAPSTTGTRWRRPANPRLLRQRLFVFVVVTLLVALGIAAAQGCQGPARGLGDERGGGVRATQQERVDPPGGLPERRTPGL from the coding sequence ATGAACATGGCGATGATGCGCCTGAGGCGCGAGGACCCGCGCGTCGTCGGCTCGTTCAGGCTTCACAGGCGGCTCGGCGCGGGTGGGATGGGCGTGGTCTACCTGGGCTCCGACAAGAAGGGGCAGCGGGTCGCGCTGAAGGTCATCCGGCCGGACCTGGCGGAGGACCAGGAGTTCCGGTCGAGGTTCGCCCGTGAGGTCTCGGCGGCCCGGCGCATCCGGGGCGGCTGCACCGCCCGGCTGGTCGCCGCGGACCTGGAGGCGGACCGCCCCTGGTTCGCCACGCAGTACGTGCCCGGCCCCTCCCTGCACGACAAGGTCGTCGACGGCGGGCCGCTCGTCGCGGCCGACGTCGCGGCCGTGGGTGCCGCGCTGTCCGAGGGCCTGGTCGCCGTCCACGAGGCCGGGGTGGTGCACCGGGACCTGAAGCCGTCCAACATCCTGCTGTCCCCGAAGGGGCCGCGGATCATCGACTTCGGCATCGCCTGGGCCACCGGTGCCTCCACCCTCACGCACGTCGGCACGGCGGTCGGCTCCCCCGGGTTCCTCGCGCCGGAGCAGGTGCGCGGGGCCGCGGTCACCCCGGCCACGGACGTGTTCTCGCTCGGTGCCACGCTGGCGTACGCGTCGATGGGCGACTCGCCCTTCGGGCACGGCAGTTCCGAGGTGATGCTCTACCGCGTGGTGCACGAGGAGGCCCAGCTGCACGGGGTCCCGGACGCGCTCGCGCCGCTGGTGCGGGCGTGCCTGGCCAAGGACCCCGAAGAACGCCCCAGCACCCTGCAACTGTCACTGCGGCTCAAGGAGATCGCCGCCCGTGAGGCCCAGGGCATGGCCGACGTCCGGCCGCCCGCGCCGCGCAGCGGTGAGGCGGACGTGCCCACGGGGCGGCTCGCCGACACCTATCCGGAGCGTGCCCAGCGGCGCCCGCAGGGGACTCCCGCGCCGCGCGGCACGTCGGGGTCGCGGGGATCCGCGCCCCGGGGTTCCGTCCCGTCGCGGGGCGGAGCACCCTCGCGTGGCGGGACGCCCTCGCGCGGTGGCACACCGTCCCGGGGCGGCGGTACGGGGGCGCGGTCCGGGTCCCGGCCCACGCCGTCCTCCCGCGACACGACCGGCCGGACCCCCTCCCGCAACAACGGCGGCCGGTCCGCACCACGCAGCGGATCCGGTCGTACGGCGCCCAGCACGACGGGGACCCGCTGGCGGCGGCCCGCCAATCCGCGACTGCTGCGGCAGCGTCTGTTCGTGTTCGTGGTCGTGACGCTGCTGGTCGCGCTGGGCATCGCCGCCGCACAGGGCTGCCAGGGGCCCGCGCGGGGGCTCGGCGACGAGCGGGGCGGCGGGGTGCGGGCTACGCAGCAGGAGCGGGTGGACCCGCCGGGCGGCCTCCCGGAGCGGCGGACCCCCGGGCTCTGA
- a CDS encoding RNA methyltransferase, producing MADLITIDDPDDPRLHDYTGLTDVELRRRREPAEGLFIAEGEKVIRRAGEAGYTMRSMLLSAKWVDTMRDVIDEAPAPVYVVDPALAERVTGYHVHRGALASMQRKPLDTAAGLLTTARRVVVMESVNDHTNIGAIFRSAAALGMDAVLLSPDCADPLYRRSVKVSMGAVFTVPYARLDAWPAGLATVGEAGFTLLALTPDERAEPLDAVAPHRMDRVALMLGAEGSGLSRRALAASDTWVRIPMSHGVDSLNVGAAAAVAFYAVTAGRPSA from the coding sequence ATGGCCGACCTCATCACCATCGACGACCCCGACGACCCGCGCCTGCACGACTACACCGGCCTGACCGACGTCGAGCTGCGCCGCCGACGCGAACCCGCCGAGGGCCTGTTCATCGCCGAGGGCGAGAAGGTCATCCGGCGGGCCGGCGAGGCGGGCTACACGATGCGCTCGATGCTGCTGTCCGCCAAGTGGGTCGACACCATGCGCGACGTCATCGACGAGGCGCCCGCCCCCGTGTACGTCGTGGACCCGGCGCTCGCCGAACGCGTCACGGGCTACCACGTGCACCGCGGCGCGCTGGCCTCGATGCAGCGCAAGCCGCTGGACACGGCCGCCGGCCTCCTGACGACCGCCCGCCGCGTCGTCGTCATGGAGTCCGTGAACGACCACACCAACATCGGGGCGATCTTCCGCTCCGCCGCCGCGCTCGGCATGGACGCGGTCCTGCTCTCCCCGGACTGCGCGGACCCCCTGTACCGGCGCAGCGTCAAGGTCTCGATGGGCGCCGTCTTCACCGTGCCGTACGCCCGCCTCGACGCCTGGCCGGCCGGTCTGGCGACGGTCGGTGAGGCGGGCTTCACGCTCCTCGCCCTCACCCCCGACGAGCGGGCCGAGCCCCTCGACGCGGTCGCCCCGCACCGCATGGACCGGGTGGCGCTCATGCTGGGCGCCGAGGGCAGCGGCCTGTCCCGGCGGGCCCTGGCGGCGTCCGACACGTGGGTCCGCATTCCGATGTCCCACGGCGTCGACTCCCTGAACGTGGGCGCGGCGGCCGCGGTCGCCTTCTACGCGGTGACGGCGGGACGGCCCTCGGCCTGA
- the cobA gene encoding uroporphyrinogen-III C-methyltransferase: MAEHPAYPVGLRLTGRRVVVLGGGQVAQRRLPALIAAGADIRLVSPEATPSVEAMADAGEITWDQRPYADGDLAEAWYALIATSDTAANDAASAEGERHRVWCVRSDDADRATAWTPATGHSEGVTVAVLTTDARHRDPRHTAAIRDAVVEGLRDGTLVAPHRRTRTPGVALVGGGPGDPDLITVRGRRLLAEADVVIADRLGPRDLLAELPPHVEVIDAAKIPYGRFMAQEAINHALIEHAKQGKSVVRLKGGDPFVFGRGMEEAQALAEAGIACTVVPGISSTISVPGAAGIPVTHRGVAHEFTVVSGHVAPDDERSLVDWPSLAKLTGTLVVLMGVDKIGKIAETLIAHGKSPATPVALVQEGTTAAQRRVDATLATVAEVAVAEEVRPPAVIVVGEVVAVGPYGTV, translated from the coding sequence ATGGCCGAACACCCCGCCTACCCCGTAGGTCTCCGCCTCACCGGCCGTCGCGTGGTCGTCCTCGGCGGCGGACAGGTCGCCCAGCGCCGTCTGCCCGCCCTCATCGCGGCCGGTGCCGACATCCGCCTCGTCTCCCCGGAGGCGACCCCGTCCGTCGAGGCGATGGCGGACGCGGGCGAGATCACCTGGGATCAGCGCCCGTACGCGGACGGGGACCTCGCCGAGGCCTGGTACGCCCTGATCGCCACCAGCGACACCGCGGCCAACGACGCCGCCTCCGCCGAGGGGGAGCGGCACCGCGTGTGGTGCGTCCGCTCCGACGACGCCGACCGGGCCACGGCCTGGACCCCGGCGACCGGACACAGCGAGGGCGTCACCGTCGCCGTGCTCACCACCGACGCGCGCCACCGCGACCCCCGCCACACGGCCGCCATCCGCGACGCGGTGGTGGAAGGCCTGCGCGACGGCACCCTCGTCGCCCCGCACCGGCGCACCCGCACACCCGGCGTCGCCCTGGTCGGCGGCGGTCCCGGCGACCCGGACCTGATCACCGTCCGCGGCCGCCGCCTGCTCGCCGAGGCCGACGTCGTCATCGCCGACCGGCTCGGGCCCCGCGACCTGCTCGCCGAGCTGCCGCCGCACGTCGAGGTCATCGACGCGGCCAAGATCCCCTACGGCCGCTTCATGGCCCAGGAGGCCATCAACCACGCGCTGATCGAGCACGCCAAGCAGGGCAAGTCGGTCGTACGGCTGAAGGGCGGCGACCCGTTCGTCTTCGGCCGGGGCATGGAGGAGGCGCAGGCGCTGGCCGAGGCGGGCATCGCGTGCACCGTGGTCCCCGGCATCTCCAGCACCATCTCGGTCCCCGGCGCGGCCGGCATCCCGGTCACCCACCGGGGCGTCGCCCACGAGTTCACCGTGGTCAGCGGGCATGTCGCCCCCGACGACGAGCGTTCCCTGGTCGACTGGCCGTCCCTCGCGAAGCTGACCGGCACGCTCGTGGTCCTCATGGGCGTCGACAAGATCGGCAAGATCGCCGAGACGCTGATCGCGCACGGCAAGTCCCCCGCCACTCCGGTCGCCCTCGTCCAGGAGGGCACCACGGCCGCCCAGCGCCGGGTGGACGCGACCCTCGCCACCGTCGCCGAGGTGGCCGTCGCCGAGGAGGTCAGGCCGCCCGCCGTCATCGTCGTCGGCGAGGTCGTCGCCGTCGGTCCGTACGGGACGGTCTGA
- the cobT gene encoding nicotinate-nucleotide--dimethylbenzimidazole phosphoribosyltransferase, with protein sequence MTDTGQIPGEGLPENAGMVEQPGVPAPGAYTYLSEAAAEDEDLLLLPGAQSAWGNEVAPPTPEPVVETVHQPGPHEMSGRDSGSVDLSGVRLPDPAQDPASTPVPARRPLHLGPPIPDTSASPVRSLADRGPADAPVRHPGPPTAGPEYLDVPQAAVPTPQAAAPWGAQTAPQAQEVPVNAGAGHAETVVPVPEEQAAEPVGAAQALVTRVATEAVAATGGTPAGAGEPHEPQEAAAAEAAHTGAGQPTGPTEEAGPTPEAVPAIPVTEPVRAAVEEDAGPEKALAVPEAQEAPAQSAPEEAPAEVPGGVPAEAPQGLDEPPVADHAPEAPAPQEAPASEAPEPERGDAQAPDAPVAVAEPVASAPEAPAPEAPVPGVAEPEPSPAPEQPAPVQVEAAQPTPPETPPAPDEAPHPQPDVQPVQFAVPQPSPESDPEPQAPEAPAAQPAQGPQSLMDATMRQEQEQEQEQEQEQERERAVAVAVAEGTAEPVAADASASGAQEPAPVPAPVAREPHPAQPVGQFLPVDGGQVPTTPHLAPTPPEAVLVPPEAAPEPEPVAAAPVAEQAVAAVPAPREADPELVQSVDDLATRGAGEDDHVAGADATATATAEAANAPGAPAAPDAEPAPQDAPVPQEAPHDGTPAADARHPAGPAAPGYDDAERAAVLKVMRERRDIRNGFRSDPIPHEVLLRVLEAAHTAPSVGHSQPWDFVVIRSADTRRAMHELATRQRDAYAKSLPKGRAKQFKELKIEAILDTPVNIVVTADPTRGGRHTLGRHTQPQMAPYSSALAVENLWLAARAEGLGVGWVSFFDEREMVRALGLPEHLDVVAYLCVGYVDEFPDEPELMQAGWSKRRPLSWVVHEETYGRRALPGEAPHDLLAETVAQIRPLDAKALGEAWERQKRMTKPAGALGMLEIISAQLSGLSRQCPPPIPEPAAVAVFAGDHGVHAQGVTPWPQEVTAQMVANFLGGGAVCNAFATQVGAEVCVVDVGVATDLPATPGLLPRKVRAGTSDMTTGAAMTREEAKQAIEVGIETARDLVAAGNKALLTGEMGIANTTASAALISVFTGADPAEVTGRGTGINDETLARKTEVVRRALELHQPDPADPIGVLAAIGGFEHAAMVGLLLGGASLRTPVILDGVSAGAAALVARAIAPEVLAACIAGHRSAEPGHVAALNKLGLRPLVDLDLRLGEGTGALLALPMVQSTARAMHEVATFDSAGVTEK encoded by the coding sequence ATGACCGACACCGGCCAGATCCCGGGCGAGGGGCTGCCGGAGAACGCAGGCATGGTGGAGCAGCCGGGCGTCCCCGCACCCGGCGCGTACACCTACCTCTCCGAGGCCGCCGCCGAGGACGAGGACCTGTTGTTGCTGCCGGGAGCCCAGAGTGCTTGGGGCAACGAGGTCGCGCCGCCGACGCCGGAGCCGGTCGTCGAGACCGTGCACCAGCCCGGACCGCACGAGATGTCCGGCCGTGACAGCGGCTCGGTCGACCTCAGTGGTGTCCGCCTGCCCGACCCGGCGCAGGACCCCGCCTCCACCCCGGTCCCGGCGCGCAGGCCCCTCCACCTCGGTCCGCCGATCCCCGACACCTCCGCCAGCCCGGTCCGCTCCCTCGCCGACCGCGGCCCCGCCGACGCGCCGGTACGGCACCCCGGCCCGCCCACCGCGGGTCCCGAGTACCTCGACGTACCGCAGGCCGCCGTGCCGACCCCGCAGGCGGCGGCACCCTGGGGAGCGCAGACGGCGCCGCAGGCCCAGGAGGTCCCGGTGAACGCCGGGGCGGGGCATGCGGAAACGGTTGTTCCGGTACCGGAGGAGCAGGCGGCCGAGCCGGTGGGAGCGGCCCAGGCGCTCGTGACCCGCGTGGCCACGGAGGCCGTGGCGGCGACCGGCGGGACGCCCGCGGGCGCCGGCGAGCCCCACGAACCGCAGGAGGCCGCCGCGGCGGAGGCGGCGCACACCGGCGCGGGGCAGCCGACCGGTCCCACGGAGGAAGCCGGACCGACTCCCGAGGCGGTCCCCGCGATCCCCGTGACCGAGCCCGTCCGTGCGGCGGTCGAGGAAGACGCCGGGCCCGAAAAGGCGCTGGCGGTTCCGGAGGCCCAGGAGGCCCCCGCGCAGTCGGCTCCGGAAGAAGCACCGGCGGAAGTACCCGGAGGGGTACCCGCGGAAGCACCGCAGGGACTCGACGAACCCCCGGTGGCCGACCACGCCCCCGAGGCGCCCGCGCCGCAGGAAGCACCGGCCTCCGAGGCACCCGAGCCCGAACGCGGCGACGCCCAGGCACCCGACGCGCCCGTGGCCGTCGCGGAGCCCGTGGCGTCGGCACCCGAGGCGCCCGCGCCCGAAGCGCCCGTGCCCGGGGTCGCCGAACCCGAGCCGTCTCCGGCGCCGGAGCAGCCCGCTCCGGTCCAGGTCGAGGCCGCGCAGCCGACGCCGCCGGAGACACCGCCCGCCCCGGACGAAGCGCCGCACCCGCAGCCGGACGTCCAGCCCGTGCAGTTCGCCGTCCCGCAGCCCTCCCCGGAATCCGATCCGGAGCCGCAGGCCCCCGAGGCTCCCGCGGCGCAGCCCGCCCAGGGCCCCCAGTCCCTCATGGACGCCACCATGCGGCAGGAGCAGGAGCAGGAGCAGGAGCAGGAGCAGGAGCAGGAGCGGGAGCGGGCCGTGGCCGTGGCCGTGGCCGAGGGCACCGCGGAGCCCGTAGCGGCGGACGCGTCCGCCTCCGGCGCCCAGGAGCCCGCGCCCGTACCGGCCCCGGTCGCCCGGGAACCGCACCCCGCCCAGCCCGTGGGCCAGTTCCTGCCCGTCGACGGCGGGCAGGTGCCCACGACCCCGCACCTCGCGCCCACCCCGCCCGAGGCCGTCCTGGTCCCGCCGGAAGCGGCCCCGGAACCGGAGCCCGTCGCCGCGGCCCCCGTGGCCGAGCAGGCGGTCGCCGCGGTACCGGCGCCGCGCGAGGCCGACCCCGAACTCGTGCAGAGCGTCGACGACCTGGCCACCCGGGGCGCCGGCGAGGACGACCACGTGGCCGGAGCCGACGCAACGGCCACAGCGACCGCCGAGGCGGCGAACGCCCCCGGCGCCCCCGCCGCGCCGGACGCGGAGCCCGCCCCCCAGGACGCTCCCGTCCCGCAGGAGGCCCCGCACGACGGGACCCCGGCCGCGGACGCCCGGCACCCCGCCGGCCCGGCGGCCCCCGGCTACGACGACGCCGAGCGCGCGGCCGTACTCAAGGTCATGCGCGAGCGGCGCGACATCCGCAACGGCTTCCGCAGCGACCCCATCCCGCACGAGGTACTGCTCCGGGTCCTGGAGGCCGCCCACACCGCGCCCTCCGTCGGCCACTCGCAGCCCTGGGACTTCGTCGTCATCCGCTCCGCCGACACCCGTCGCGCCATGCACGAACTGGCGACGCGTCAGCGGGACGCGTACGCCAAGTCGCTGCCCAAGGGCCGGGCCAAGCAGTTCAAGGAACTGAAGATCGAGGCCATCCTCGACACCCCGGTCAACATCGTCGTCACCGCCGACCCGACCCGCGGCGGCCGGCACACCCTCGGCCGGCACACGCAGCCGCAGATGGCGCCGTACTCCTCCGCGCTCGCCGTCGAGAACCTGTGGCTCGCCGCCCGCGCCGAGGGTCTCGGCGTCGGCTGGGTCAGCTTCTTCGACGAGCGCGAGATGGTCCGCGCCCTCGGCCTGCCCGAGCACCTGGACGTCGTCGCCTACCTGTGCGTCGGCTACGTCGACGAGTTCCCGGACGAGCCCGAACTGATGCAGGCCGGCTGGTCCAAGCGCCGCCCGCTGTCCTGGGTGGTGCACGAGGAGACGTACGGCCGTCGCGCCCTGCCCGGCGAGGCGCCGCACGACCTGCTCGCCGAGACCGTCGCGCAGATCCGCCCGCTGGACGCCAAGGCGCTCGGCGAGGCCTGGGAGCGGCAGAAGCGCATGACCAAGCCGGCCGGAGCGCTCGGCATGCTGGAGATCATCTCCGCCCAGCTGTCCGGACTGTCCCGGCAGTGCCCGCCGCCCATCCCGGAGCCCGCGGCCGTCGCGGTCTTCGCCGGCGACCACGGGGTGCACGCCCAGGGCGTCACCCCCTGGCCGCAGGAGGTCACCGCCCAGATGGTGGCCAACTTCCTGGGCGGCGGAGCGGTCTGCAACGCCTTCGCCACCCAGGTCGGCGCCGAGGTCTGCGTCGTGGACGTCGGTGTCGCCACCGACCTGCCCGCCACCCCGGGCCTGCTGCCCCGCAAGGTCCGCGCGGGCACCTCCGACATGACCACCGGCGCGGCGATGACCCGCGAGGAGGCCAAGCAGGCCATCGAGGTCGGCATCGAGACCGCCCGCGACCTGGTGGCGGCCGGCAACAAGGCGCTGCTCACCGGCGAGATGGGCATCGCGAACACCACCGCGTCCGCCGCGCTCATCTCGGTCTTCACCGGCGCCGACCCGGCCGAGGTCACCGGCCGCGGCACCGGCATCAACGACGAGACCCTGGCCCGCAAGACCGAGGTCGTCCGCCGTGCCCTCGAACTCCACCAGCCGGACCCGGCCGACCCGATCGGCGTGCTGGCGGCGATCGGCGGCTTCGAGCACGCGGCCATGGTCGGTCTGCTGCTCGGCGGCGCGTCCCTGCGCACCCCGGTGATCCTGGACGGCGTCAGCGCCGGTGCCGCCGCCCTGGTGGCCCGCGCGATCGCCCCCGAGGTCCTCGCCGCCTGCATCGCCGGTCACCGCAGCGCCGAGCCCGGCCACGTCGCCGCGCTCAACAAGCTGGGCCTTCGTCCGCTGGTCGACCTCGACCTCCGCCTCGGCGAGGGCACCGGCGCGCTGCTCGCGCTCCCCATGGTGCAGAGCACCGCGCGGGCCATGCACGAGGTGGCGACCTTCGACTCGGCGGGCGTCACCGAGAAGTAG